A stretch of the Bubalus kerabau isolate K-KA32 ecotype Philippines breed swamp buffalo chromosome 11, PCC_UOA_SB_1v2, whole genome shotgun sequence genome encodes the following:
- the CNGA3 gene encoding cyclic nucleotide-gated cation channel alpha-3, protein MAKISTQYSHPTRTHPSVRTTDRDLDCIENGLSRTHLPCEETSSELQEGIAMETRGLAESRQSSFTSQGPTRLSRLIISLRAWSARHLHQEDQRPDSSLERFRGAELKEVSSRESHVQFSVGSQEPPDRGRSAWPLARNNTNACNNSEKDDKAKKEEKEKKEEKKENPKKEEKKKDSVVMDPSSNMYYHWLSVIAVPVFYNWCLLVCRACFDELQSEHLMLWLVLDYSADILYGMDMLVRARTGFLEQGLMVMDASRLWKHYTKTLHFKLDVLSLVPTDLAYFKLGMNYPELRFNRLLKLARLFEFFDRTETRTNYPNMFRIGNLVLYILIIIHWNACIYFAISKFIGFGTDSWVYPNVSNPEYGRLSRKYIYSLYWSTLTLTTIGETPPPVKDEEYLFVVIDFLVGVLIFATIVGNVGSMISNMNASRAEFQAKIDSIKQYMQFRKVTKDLETRVIRWFDYLWANKKTVDEKEVLKSLPDKLKAEIAINVHLDTLRKVRIFQDCEAGLLVELVLKLRPAVFSPGDYICKKGDIGREMYIIKEGKLAVVAEDGITQFVVLGDGSYFGEISILNIKGSKSGNRRTANIRSIGYSDLFCLSKDDLMEALTEYPEAKKALEEKGRQILMKDNLIDEELAKAGADPKDIEEKVEHLETSLDSLQTRFARLLAEYNATQMKVKQRLSQLESQVKMGLPPDGDAPQTEPSRP, encoded by the exons GACCCACTTGCCATGCGAGGAGACATCGTCAGAACTGCAGGAAGGCATTGCCATGGAGACTAGAGGACTGGCTGAATCCAGGCAAAGCTCCTTCACCAGCCAGGGTCCCACCAG GTTGTCACGCCTCATCATCTCGCTCCGTGCCTGGAGCGCCAGGCACTTACACCAGGAGGACCAGAGGCCCGACTCTTCCCTGGAGCGTTTCCGCGGAGCCGAgctcaaagaggtgtccagccgAGAAAGCCATGTCCAGTTCAGTGTGGGCAGCCAGGAGCCACCAGACAGAGGGAGAAG TGCCTGGCCCCTGGCCAGAAACAACACCAATGCCTGCAACAACTCGGAGAAGGA TGACAAGGcgaaaaaggaggagaaagagaaaaaggaagagaaaaaggaaaaccccAAGAAAGAGGA GAAGAAGAAGGACAGCGTTGTGATGGACCCTTCCAGCAACATGTACTACCACTGGCTGAGCGTCATCGCTGTGCCTGTCTTCTACAACTGGTGTCTGCTCGTGTGCAG GGCCTGTTTCGATGAGCTCCAGTCCGAGCACCTGATGCTTTGGCTGGTCCTGGACTACTCGGCAGACATCCTCTATGGCATGGATATGCTGGTCCGAGCCCGGACAG GCTTCCTGGAGCAAGGCCTGATGGTCATGGACGCCAGCCGGCTGTGGAAGCACTACACGAAGACCTTGCACTTCAAGCTGGACGTGTTGTCCCTGGTCCCCACAGACCTGGCTTATTTTAAGCTGGGCATGAACTACCCAGAACTGAGGTTCAACCGCCTCCTGAAGTTGGCCCGGCTCTTCGAATTCTTTGACCGCACAGAGACAAGGACCAACTACCCCAACATGTTCAGGATCGGGAACCTGGTCTTGTACATCCTCATCATCATCCACTGGAACGCCTGCATCTACTTTGCCATCTCCAAGTTCATTGGTTTTGGGACCGACTCCTGGGTCTACCCAAACGTCTCCAACCCAGAGTATGGACGCCTCTCCAGAAAGTACATTTACAGTCTCTACTGGTCCACCTTGACCCTGACCACCATTGGGGAGACCCCACCCCCTGTAAAAGACGAGGAGTATCTCTTTGTGGTCATCGACTTCCTGGTGGGCGTCCTGATTTTTGCCACCATCGTGGGCAACGTGGGCTCCATGATCTCAAACATGAACGCTTCGCGGGCCGAGTTCCAGGCCAAGATCGATTCCATCAAGCAGTACATGCAGTTCCGCAAGGTGACCAAGGACTTGGAGACACGGGTGATCCGCTGGTTCGACTACCTGTGGGCCAATAAGAAGACAGTGGATGAGAAGGAGGTGCTCAAGAGCCTCCCCGACAAGCTGAAGGCCGAGATCGCCATCAACGTGCACCTGGACACCCTGAGGAAGGTCCGAATCTTCCAGGACTGCGAGGCGGGGCTGCTGGTGGAGCTGGTGCTGAAGCTGCGGCCGGCAGTGTTCAGCCCCGGGGACTACATCTGCAAGAAGGGGGACATCGGGAGGGAGATGTACATTATCAAGGAGGGCAAGCTGGCTGTGGTGGCCGAGGACGGCATCACCCAGTTCGTGGTCCTCGGCGATGGGAGTTACTTCGGGGAGATCAGCATCTTGAACATCAAGGGGAGCAAGTCTGGGAACCGCCGCACGGCCAACATCAGGAGCATCGGCTACTCGGACCTGTTCTGCCTCTCCAAGGACGACCTGATGGAGGCGCTCACTGAGTACCCTGAGGCCAAGAAAGCGCTGGAGGAGAAAGGGCGGCAGATCCTCATGAAGGACAACCTGATCGACGAGGAGCTGGCCAAGGCCGGGGCAGACCCCAAGGACATCGAGGAGAAGGTGGAGCACCTCGAGACCTCCCTGGACTCCCTGCAGACCAGGTTTGCGAGGCTCCTGGCCGAGTACAACGCCACCCAGATGAAGGTGAAGCAGCGGCTCAGCCAGTTGGAAAGCCAGGTGAAGATGGGCCTCCCACCTGATGGTGATGCTCCGCAAACGGAGCCCAGTCGGCCCTGA